A genomic window from Mesosutterella faecium includes:
- the yajC gene encoding preprotein translocase subunit YajC produces the protein MLFITDALAADAAAGGAAAAAMQFVPLILIIVVFWLFLIRPQQKRAKEHQKMVDGLKTGDEVMTAGGLMGKVTALDNANIRIQIAQVDGKAVTLQLSRQTVANVLPKGTVKF, from the coding sequence ATGCTTTTCATTACCGATGCCTTGGCGGCCGATGCCGCCGCGGGCGGCGCCGCCGCTGCCGCGATGCAGTTCGTGCCCCTCATCCTCATCATCGTCGTTTTCTGGCTGTTCCTCATCCGGCCGCAGCAGAAGCGCGCCAAGGAGCACCAGAAGATGGTGGACGGGCTCAAGACGGGCGACGAGGTGATGACCGCCGGCGGCCTCATGGGCAAGGTGACGGCGCTCGACAACGCGAACATCAGGATCCAGATCGCCCAGGTCGACGGCAAGGCCGTGACGCTGCAGCTGTCGCGTCAGACCGTGGCCAACGTCCTGCCCAAGGGCACGGTGAAGTTCTAA